The Nonlabens spongiae genome contains a region encoding:
- a CDS encoding alpha/beta hydrolase, whose translation MKATVFLLLFIMANLGFAQNEMLKVVSGKIDRIENFKSEYVTARNVDIWLPEGYTDDKKYAVLYMHDGQMLFDAETTWNKQAWNVDDIASNLMNAGKVRDFIVVGVWNGGATRHPDYFPQKPYKSLSDAQLEQLYKQFKADDLKIAKNFKPNSDNYLKFLVEELKPYIDSKYSVYTDQEHTFVAGSSMGGLISMYAICEYPDVFGGAACLSTHWPGAHSIKDNPIPQAFYDYMDENLPNPESHKIYFDYGDQTLDALYPELQQQVDKVMQKNGYDSNNWITKFFPGENHSEIAWEKRFHIPLEFLLGN comes from the coding sequence ATGAAAGCTACCGTATTCTTATTGTTGTTCATCATGGCCAATCTTGGATTTGCTCAAAATGAAATGCTTAAAGTTGTATCAGGCAAAATAGATCGTATTGAGAACTTCAAATCTGAATATGTAACTGCTCGTAATGTAGATATCTGGTTACCCGAAGGATATACAGACGATAAAAAATATGCTGTACTCTACATGCACGACGGTCAGATGTTATTTGATGCAGAGACAACCTGGAACAAACAGGCTTGGAATGTGGATGACATCGCTAGCAATCTCATGAATGCTGGAAAAGTGCGGGACTTTATTGTAGTGGGAGTATGGAATGGAGGAGCCACCAGGCATCCCGATTATTTCCCGCAGAAACCATATAAATCGCTTAGCGATGCACAATTAGAGCAATTGTACAAGCAATTCAAGGCAGATGATTTGAAAATTGCCAAAAACTTCAAGCCTAACTCTGATAACTACCTTAAATTCTTAGTTGAGGAGCTTAAACCCTATATCGATAGCAAGTACAGTGTGTATACCGATCAAGAACACACCTTTGTTGCCGGAAGCAGCATGGGCGGCCTGATATCGATGTATGCGATTTGTGAATATCCAGATGTTTTTGGAGGTGCTGCATGTTTATCTACGCACTGGCCGGGCGCCCATTCTATTAAGGATAATCCCATCCCTCAAGCATTTTATGATTACATGGACGAGAATCTTCCAAACCCAGAATCTCATAAGATTTACTTTGACTATGGAGATCAAACACTTGACGCATTATACCCTGAACTGCAACAACAGGTTGACAAGGTGATGCAAAAGAACGGATACGATTCAAACAACTGGATTACAAAATTTTTCCCAGGGGAGAACCATAGTGAGATTGCGTGGGAGAAACGCTTTCACATACCGCTGGAGTTTTTATTGGGGAATTGA